From a single Aureimonas sp. AU20 genomic region:
- a CDS encoding FGGY-family carbohydrate kinase: MSVVAVFDVGKTNVKLLAATPDGAILEEMSAPNLVVDGPPYRHHDLAALEAWLLDGLADLGTRHSIGAIVACSHGSGGVLVNESGAAMPMIDYEQEPPADVVRDYAAMVGSFRERGSAVMLGSAHLARQMLWLERGWPDVFAGARAFLALPQYWAFRLCGVAAGEVTSLGAQSHLWSSADAAPARLVERRGWARLLPPLRRAYETLGPLKPALATRCGLSPDTRVLCGIHDSSANFYRYQAAGLSDLTVVSTGTWIVALTDRSGVDLDREAPGRACNADVFGRPVPGMLTMGGREFAAVAGEARGPATREALRRIVASRTLALPSFGGDDGLFPGTARRGLVEGPLAGDATVRFTLGLLYAAMLANQCLRDLPPARTLVLDGGLVRDPLFGAILAALNPAARVLVNRDAHGTATGAALLAGHETRAAPAPLSAETPDVSDLPDLLSYWSHWCDRSRPWSQAS, translated from the coding sequence ATGAGCGTCGTCGCCGTCTTCGACGTCGGCAAGACCAATGTGAAGCTTCTCGCCGCCACCCCGGACGGCGCGATCCTGGAGGAGATGTCGGCGCCCAATCTCGTGGTGGACGGGCCGCCCTACCGCCATCACGACCTCGCCGCCCTGGAAGCCTGGCTGCTGGATGGCCTCGCCGACTTAGGAACGCGCCATTCGATCGGGGCGATCGTCGCCTGTTCGCACGGTTCGGGCGGCGTGCTGGTGAATGAGAGCGGCGCGGCCATGCCGATGATCGACTACGAGCAGGAGCCGCCGGCGGATGTCGTGCGGGACTATGCCGCCATGGTCGGCTCGTTTCGCGAGCGGGGCAGCGCGGTGATGTTGGGCTCGGCCCATCTGGCGCGCCAGATGCTCTGGCTGGAGCGCGGCTGGCCGGATGTCTTCGCCGGGGCGCGCGCCTTTCTGGCGCTGCCGCAATACTGGGCCTTTCGCCTCTGCGGCGTGGCGGCGGGCGAGGTCACGAGCCTTGGCGCGCAATCGCATCTCTGGTCGAGCGCCGACGCGGCCCCCGCGCGGCTCGTCGAGCGGCGCGGCTGGGCGCGCCTTCTGCCCCCGCTTCGCCGCGCCTATGAGACGCTTGGGCCCCTGAAGCCAGCGCTGGCGACGCGCTGCGGCCTGTCGCCGGACACGCGCGTCCTGTGCGGCATTCACGATTCCTCGGCCAATTTCTACCGCTATCAGGCCGCCGGCCTGTCCGATCTCACCGTGGTCTCGACCGGCACATGGATCGTGGCGCTTACGGACCGGTCCGGCGTCGATCTCGACCGGGAAGCGCCCGGCCGCGCCTGCAATGCTGATGTCTTCGGCCGCCCGGTTCCGGGCATGCTGACCATGGGCGGGCGGGAGTTCGCGGCCGTGGCGGGCGAGGCGCGCGGGCCGGCGACGCGCGAGGCGCTGAGGCGCATCGTCGCCAGCCGGACGCTGGCCCTGCCGTCCTTCGGCGGGGACGACGGGCTCTTTCCCGGCACCGCGCGGCGCGGCCTTGTCGAAGGTCCGCTGGCGGGGGACGCGACCGTGCGCTTCACGCTCGGCCTTCTCTACGCCGCCATGCTCGCCAATCAATGCTTGCGGGACCTGCCGCCGGCCCGCACGCTCGTTCTCGACGGCGGGCTAGTTCGCGATCCCCTGTTCGGCGCGATCCTGGCCGCGCTCAACCCGGCCGCCCGAGTTCTCGTCAACCGCGACGCGCACGGAACGGCGACCGGGGCGGCCCTTCTCGCC
- a CDS encoding ABC transporter permease has protein sequence MLENRTSHPLADDGAIAGFMARLRAGVPGAHLGLTGLLVALVLAFSLAVPGFASLGTLQSFMFQMPLLGLLSLAMIVPLITGGLNLAIIATTNQCALLMVFVMQNAIPAGAGGGAVLAGVALALAAGLLLCLVIGLLTGALIAYTGVHPILITLGTKSLIDGISIYLTRGMALSGVPDLVSRIGNSSLFGVPLVFVVMVLVAVVVGLVLKKTAFGIACHMIGSNMEAARYSAIDTKRVLIGVYTLSSLVCFVAALVMLVIFNSASADYAQSYLLVTILAAVLGGVDPFGGFGTVGGLMVALAILQVISSGFNQFGLSNYLTLAIWGGTLIAVVVAQSIRPHLPALAGLLRKRGEGAA, from the coding sequence ATGCTTGAGAACCGGACGTCCCATCCCCTGGCCGACGACGGCGCCATCGCCGGTTTCATGGCGCGGCTGCGTGCCGGCGTTCCCGGCGCCCATCTCGGCCTGACCGGCCTTCTGGTCGCGCTGGTGCTGGCCTTCTCGCTGGCGGTTCCGGGCTTCGCCAGCCTCGGCACGCTGCAGTCCTTCATGTTCCAGATGCCGCTTCTGGGGCTTCTGTCGCTCGCTATGATCGTGCCGCTCATCACGGGCGGGCTGAATCTGGCGATCATCGCCACCACCAACCAATGCGCGCTGCTGATGGTCTTCGTCATGCAGAACGCCATTCCCGCCGGGGCGGGCGGCGGGGCGGTGCTGGCCGGCGTCGCGCTGGCGCTGGCGGCGGGCCTCCTTCTCTGCCTCGTCATCGGCCTCCTGACGGGCGCGCTCATTGCCTATACCGGCGTTCACCCGATCCTCATCACGCTCGGCACCAAGTCGCTGATCGACGGGATCAGCATCTATCTCACGCGCGGCATGGCGCTGTCGGGCGTACCAGACCTCGTCTCGCGCATCGGCAATTCCAGCCTGTTCGGCGTGCCGCTGGTCTTCGTGGTCATGGTGCTTGTCGCCGTGGTGGTGGGGCTGGTCCTGAAGAAGACCGCCTTCGGCATCGCCTGCCACATGATCGGCTCCAACATGGAGGCCGCGCGCTATTCCGCCATCGACACGAAGCGGGTGCTGATCGGCGTCTACACGCTGTCCAGCCTCGTCTGCTTCGTCGCCGCGCTGGTGATGCTGGTGATCTTCAATTCCGCCAGCGCGGACTATGCGCAGTCCTATCTCCTCGTCACCATTCTGGCGGCGGTGCTCGGCGGGGTCGATCCGTTCGGCGGCTTCGGCACGGTGGGCGGGCTCATGGTGGCGCTCGCCATTCTCCAGGTCATCTCCTCGGGCTTCAACCAGTTCGGCCTGTCGAACTACCTGACCCTCGCCATCTGGGGCGGCACGCTGATCGCCGTCGTCGTGGCGCAGTCGATCCGCCCGCATCTGCCCGCGCTCGCCGGCCTCCTGCGAAAGCGCGGGGAGGGTGCGGCATGA
- a CDS encoding ABC transporter permease produces the protein MPDHPHGPRRAALSRLRRRPEAWLFGVIVLAVLFFGAMAPGFLTLPNVIDLLETYSVQAIMAMGLFVVLVSGGIDISFAATASVSQYVAALLAARMGLPAPLAIGLGLALGTALGCLNAALIHFVRIPSIIATIAMMSVTFSLLMYFSGGRSIYDLPDWWTTRVTFYETEMANGDLVRVTLPIMAMVVVSLGTWALMNKTAVGRQLYAMGGNTEAARRIGISIGHLHFVAYGFLGFLAAFAGLLQAHRVGESVPNAMANTELAVLSAAVLGGASLTGGIGTVPGVLLGIVLLAILQNGLNLLGVSSYFFQIVIGLTILASTSLTVLSSRRGRRHRTLGEAAHA, from the coding sequence ATGCCTGATCACCCGCACGGACCCCGCCGCGCCGCCCTGTCGCGCCTTCGGCGCCGCCCCGAAGCCTGGCTCTTCGGCGTCATCGTCCTCGCCGTCCTGTTCTTCGGCGCCATGGCGCCCGGCTTCCTGACGCTGCCCAACGTCATCGACCTTCTGGAAACCTATTCCGTGCAGGCCATCATGGCGATGGGCCTCTTCGTCGTGCTGGTTTCTGGGGGCATCGACATTTCCTTCGCCGCCACCGCCTCCGTGTCGCAATATGTCGCGGCGCTTCTCGCCGCCCGCATGGGGCTTCCCGCGCCGCTGGCGATCGGGCTGGGTCTGGCGCTCGGCACCGCGCTCGGCTGTCTCAACGCGGCGCTGATCCATTTCGTGCGCATTCCCTCCATCATCGCCACGATCGCGATGATGAGCGTCACCTTCTCGCTTCTCATGTATTTCTCGGGCGGGCGCTCGATCTACGACCTGCCGGACTGGTGGACGACGCGCGTCACCTTCTACGAGACGGAGATGGCGAACGGCGATCTGGTTCGCGTCACGCTGCCCATCATGGCCATGGTGGTGGTCAGCCTCGGCACCTGGGCCTTGATGAACAAGACGGCGGTGGGCCGGCAGCTCTACGCCATGGGCGGCAACACGGAAGCGGCGCGGCGCATCGGCATCTCGATCGGCCATCTCCATTTCGTGGCCTACGGGTTCCTCGGGTTTCTCGCCGCCTTCGCCGGGCTTCTCCAGGCCCACCGGGTGGGCGAAAGCGTGCCCAACGCCATGGCGAACACGGAACTTGCCGTCCTCTCCGCCGCCGTGCTCGGCGGCGCCAGCCTGACGGGGGGCATCGGCACCGTGCCGGGCGTGCTGCTGGGCATCGTGCTTCTCGCCATCCTGCAGAACGGGCTGAACCTTCTGGGCGTCTCGTCCTATTTCTTCCAGATCGTGATCGGCCTCACGATCCTCGCCTCCACCTCGCTCACCGTTCTCTCCTCCCGGCGCGGTCGGCGCCATCGCACCCTTGGCGAGGCCGCCCATGCTTGA
- a CDS encoding sugar ABC transporter ATP-binding protein, translating to MADDVPFLKLTGLSKRFGGVRALEGIDWDVRPGEVHCLVGENGCGKSTLIKAIAGVHAPSEGTIEIEGENVLPLTPARAKALGIQVIFQDLSLFPNLSVAENIAIDAYLGGALKPVRAARMRALAKSVLARLAFDLEPSALVSDLPVAERQIVAIARGLAAKARLIFMDEPTASLTRAEVNRLLAIVARLKADGIAVVFVSHRLEEVVEIAERVTVFRDGRKVGTWPVSEMDPRRIAHLMTGLDIDHGVAARDMSAAEPLLTVEGLSRRGEFADVSFTLRRGEVLGLVGLLGAGRTELALTLFGMHRTEGGTIRLNGAPLSLRSNRDAVRAGIAYVSEDRLSLGVILPQSIEDNVGLAVMKDLAGRSGLIPRRRRADLARDWVRRLAIKVPDIDRPVQTLSGGNQQRVVLAKWLATRPSVLILDAPTVGVDIKNKQGIYEIVAELAREGVGIIVISDEVSEAFATCDRVLHMRAGRIVDEVVPGRTSERELEERIYA from the coding sequence ATGGCGGATGACGTTCCATTTCTCAAACTGACGGGCCTGTCCAAGCGCTTCGGCGGCGTGCGCGCGCTGGAGGGCATCGACTGGGACGTGCGCCCGGGCGAGGTTCATTGCCTCGTCGGCGAGAACGGCTGCGGCAAGTCCACGCTCATCAAGGCCATCGCCGGCGTCCACGCGCCGAGCGAAGGCACGATCGAGATCGAGGGCGAGAACGTCCTGCCGCTGACGCCAGCGCGCGCCAAGGCGCTCGGCATCCAGGTCATCTTCCAGGACCTGTCGCTGTTTCCCAACCTGTCGGTCGCCGAGAACATCGCGATCGACGCCTATCTCGGCGGCGCGCTCAAGCCGGTTCGCGCCGCCCGCATGCGCGCCCTCGCCAAATCCGTGCTGGCGCGGCTCGCCTTCGATCTCGAGCCGTCCGCGCTGGTCTCCGACCTGCCCGTCGCCGAACGGCAGATCGTCGCCATCGCGCGCGGGCTCGCGGCAAAAGCGCGGCTGATCTTCATGGACGAGCCGACCGCTTCGCTCACCCGCGCCGAGGTGAACCGACTGCTCGCCATCGTCGCGCGGCTGAAGGCGGACGGGATCGCGGTGGTCTTCGTCTCGCACCGCCTGGAGGAGGTGGTCGAGATCGCCGAGCGCGTCACCGTGTTTCGCGACGGGCGCAAGGTCGGGACCTGGCCGGTCTCCGAGATGGACCCGCGCCGCATCGCCCATCTGATGACGGGGCTCGACATCGACCATGGCGTGGCGGCGCGCGACATGAGCGCGGCCGAGCCGCTTCTGACGGTGGAGGGCCTGTCGCGGCGCGGCGAGTTCGCAGACGTCAGCTTCACCCTTCGCCGGGGCGAGGTGCTGGGCCTCGTCGGGCTTCTGGGCGCCGGGCGCACGGAGCTGGCGCTGACGCTGTTCGGCATGCACCGCACTGAGGGCGGGACGATCCGCCTCAATGGCGCGCCGCTGTCGCTGCGCTCCAACCGGGACGCCGTGCGCGCCGGCATCGCCTATGTCTCGGAGGACCGCCTGTCGCTCGGCGTCATCCTGCCGCAGTCGATCGAGGACAATGTCGGCCTCGCCGTGATGAAGGATCTCGCGGGCCGCTCGGGCCTCATCCCGCGCCGCCGGCGCGCCGATCTGGCGAGAGACTGGGTGCGTCGCCTCGCCATCAAGGTTCCGGACATCGACCGTCCCGTGCAGACCCTGTCGGGCGGCAACCAGCAGCGCGTCGTGCTCGCCAAATGGCTGGCGACGCGGCCGAGCGTGCTCATTCTCGACGCGCCGACGGTGGGCGTCGACATCAAGAACAAGCAGGGGATCTACGAGATCGTGGCGGAGCTGGCGCGCGAGGGCGTCGGCATCATCGTCATCTCGGACGAGGTGAGCGAGGCCTTCGCCACCTGCGACCGGGTGCTGCACATGCGCGCCGGGCGGATCGTCGACGAGGTCGTGCCCGGGCGCACCAGCGAGCGCGAGTTGGAGGAGAGGATCTATGCCTGA
- a CDS encoding substrate-binding domain-containing protein — MLMSRRRALAAMGGLLALSLAGPAALAQSAEPQAGIVVKIGGIPWFNAMEEGIKKGAKEYKVNAWMVGPTQADAAQQVRAIEDLIARKVNVIGIVPNDSAALEPVLGRARAAGIKVLAHEGPDQKEKDWDFELTTTEAYGQAHMDLLAKEMGEEGKYIVYVGSLTVPLHNAWADAAIAYQKTKYPKMQMVGDRFGVAESLDESIKTTQDQLRANPDLKGILTFGSQGPIGAGRVLDDRGKAKSIALVGGFSPGQGAKYVKSGVIRGGYIWNPLTAGEVFAQLSSLLAAGKEPTDNMEITGVGPVRVYPDKRLIQAQKLESLDKANIDRLVALGL, encoded by the coding sequence ATGCTGATGTCGCGCCGCCGCGCTCTCGCGGCCATGGGAGGTCTTCTGGCCCTCTCGCTCGCCGGCCCCGCCGCCTTGGCCCAGAGCGCCGAGCCGCAGGCCGGAATCGTCGTGAAGATCGGGGGCATTCCCTGGTTCAACGCGATGGAGGAAGGGATCAAGAAGGGCGCCAAGGAGTACAAGGTCAATGCCTGGATGGTCGGCCCGACGCAGGCCGACGCGGCCCAGCAGGTCCGCGCCATCGAGGACCTGATCGCCCGCAAGGTCAACGTGATCGGCATCGTGCCCAACGATTCCGCCGCGCTCGAGCCCGTGCTCGGCCGCGCCCGCGCCGCCGGCATCAAGGTCCTCGCCCACGAAGGGCCGGACCAGAAGGAGAAGGACTGGGACTTCGAGCTGACCACGACCGAGGCCTACGGCCAGGCGCATATGGACCTTCTGGCCAAGGAGATGGGCGAGGAAGGCAAGTATATCGTCTATGTCGGCTCGCTCACCGTGCCGCTGCACAACGCCTGGGCCGATGCCGCCATCGCCTATCAGAAGACGAAATATCCCAAGATGCAGATGGTGGGGGATCGGTTCGGCGTCGCCGAAAGCCTCGACGAAAGCATCAAGACCACGCAGGACCAGCTGCGCGCCAACCCGGACCTCAAGGGCATCCTGACCTTCGGCAGCCAGGGCCCGATCGGCGCCGGGCGCGTTCTGGACGATCGCGGCAAGGCCAAGAGCATCGCGCTGGTCGGCGGCTTCTCGCCGGGCCAGGGCGCAAAATACGTCAAATCCGGCGTCATTCGCGGCGGCTATATCTGGAACCCGCTGACGGCGGGCGAGGTCTTCGCGCAGCTTTCCTCGCTGCTGGCGGCGGGCAAGGAGCCCACCGACAACATGGAGATCACCGGCGTCGGCCCCGTGCGGGTCTATCCCGACAAGCGGCTGATCCAGGCCCAGAAGCTCGAATCCCTCGACAAGGCCAATATCGACCGTCTGGTCGCGCTCGGCCTCTGA
- a CDS encoding LacI family DNA-binding transcriptional regulator, whose protein sequence is MSRQQTPSIRMVAERAGVSIATVSNVINGKASVSLDFAERVRAAVEELGYVTDIAASRLRSGKAALAAVVVPDLTNPMFAAFVSTLEHEAREGGFDLAVVSARNDPKEEADRLANIRAWRPAGLIVIPCDGALSSRLPAGFAVPAVVADRIPDDSRFDLVAVDNGPASGALARHMAEAGTESCLVVGTSLAISNVRERWDGFAAEAGSMRAEMLEVGFECEEATARLRERLERERPGALFALDHMTSLAAYRLIGALELRIPADLAFASFDEMEWMRLVSPGITAVRQPVEDMAKAAWALLRRRMDGHESPEETRRLECAVTIRGSTLRVPHRRGGRAGS, encoded by the coding sequence ATGTCGCGACAACAAACGCCGTCCATCCGCATGGTGGCGGAGCGAGCCGGCGTGTCCATCGCCACGGTTTCCAACGTCATCAACGGCAAGGCGAGCGTGTCGCTCGACTTCGCTGAGCGGGTGCGCGCCGCCGTCGAGGAACTGGGCTACGTCACCGACATCGCCGCCTCGCGCCTGCGCTCGGGCAAGGCGGCGCTGGCGGCGGTCGTGGTGCCGGACCTCACCAATCCCATGTTCGCCGCCTTCGTCTCCACGCTGGAGCACGAGGCGCGCGAGGGCGGGTTCGATCTGGCCGTGGTTTCGGCGCGGAACGACCCCAAGGAGGAGGCCGACCGCCTCGCCAATATCCGCGCCTGGCGCCCGGCGGGGCTGATCGTCATTCCCTGCGACGGGGCGCTCTCGTCGCGCCTGCCCGCCGGCTTCGCCGTTCCCGCCGTGGTGGCGGACCGCATTCCCGACGACAGCCGCTTCGATCTCGTGGCGGTCGACAACGGGCCGGCGTCCGGCGCCCTCGCGCGCCATATGGCGGAGGCCGGGACGGAAAGCTGCCTCGTGGTCGGCACCAGTCTCGCCATCAGCAATGTGCGCGAGCGCTGGGACGGGTTCGCCGCCGAGGCGGGCTCGATGCGCGCCGAGATGCTGGAAGTCGGCTTCGAGTGCGAGGAGGCGACGGCTCGCCTGCGCGAGCGCCTGGAGCGCGAGCGGCCGGGCGCGCTGTTCGCGCTCGACCACATGACCTCGCTCGCGGCCTATCGGCTGATCGGCGCGCTGGAGCTTCGGATTCCGGCCGATCTCGCCTTCGCCTCGTTCGACGAGATGGAATGGATGCGGCTCGTCTCGCCCGGCATCACCGCCGTGCGCCAGCCGGTGGAGGACATGGCCAAGGCCGCCTGGGCGCTGTTGCGCCGGCGCATGGACGGCCATGAGTCCCCTGAAGAAACAAGGCGCCTCGAATGCGCCGTCACCATCCGCGGCTCGACACTGCGGGTCCCGCACCGGCGGGGAGGCCGGGCGGGTTCATGA
- a CDS encoding sugar phosphate isomerase/epimerase family protein → MNKLGVHALVWEAGWSEAECARAIGKTAEIGFDFIEAPALDPSLIDPVFTRRQLEQAGIGINFSLGLGFEDDISSGDPEKRARGKRKLEDAIAVCRDCGGENIGGILYSAFGKYAVQPTAEGIRQSAETLAEVAEIAARSNITLALEVVNRYETNICNTAAQGVEMVRLIGAPNVKVHLDVYHMNIEESDIAQAIVETGDDIGYFHTGDSHRGYMGSGTIDLASVFRALVRCRYQGPITFESFSSRVVGQPLEGILGIWRNLWEDSHDLASHALMYTKAQLKAAQEAERQANERSRLPLG, encoded by the coding sequence ATGAACAAGCTGGGTGTACACGCGCTGGTCTGGGAAGCGGGCTGGAGCGAGGCGGAATGCGCGCGGGCGATCGGCAAGACGGCCGAGATCGGCTTCGACTTCATCGAGGCGCCGGCGCTGGACCCGAGCCTGATCGACCCGGTCTTCACCCGCCGCCAGCTGGAGCAGGCCGGCATCGGCATCAACTTTTCGCTCGGCCTCGGTTTCGAGGACGACATTTCCTCCGGCGACCCGGAGAAGCGCGCGCGCGGCAAGCGCAAGCTGGAGGACGCGATCGCCGTGTGCCGCGACTGCGGCGGCGAGAACATCGGCGGCATTCTCTACTCCGCCTTCGGCAAATACGCGGTGCAGCCCACCGCCGAGGGCATTCGCCAATCGGCCGAGACCCTGGCCGAAGTGGCCGAGATCGCCGCGCGCAGCAACATCACGCTCGCCCTGGAAGTGGTGAATCGCTACGAGACCAATATCTGCAACACGGCGGCGCAAGGCGTCGAAATGGTTCGGCTGATCGGCGCGCCGAACGTCAAGGTCCATCTCGACGTCTACCACATGAACATCGAGGAATCCGACATCGCGCAGGCGATCGTCGAGACCGGCGACGACATCGGCTATTTCCACACCGGCGATTCGCATCGCGGCTACATGGGCTCGGGCACGATCGACCTCGCCTCCGTGTTCCGCGCCCTGGTGCGCTGCCGCTACCAGGGGCCGATCACCTTCGAGAGCTTCTCCTCGCGCGTCGTCGGCCAGCCGCTGGAAGGCATTCTGGGCATCTGGCGCAATCTCTGGGAGGACAGCCACGACCTCGCCTCCCACGCGCTGATGTACACCAAGGCCCAGCTCAAGGCCGCCCAGGAAGCCGAGCGCCAGGCGAACGAGCGCAGCCGGCTGCCGCTGGGCTGA
- a CDS encoding DUF2076 domain-containing protein, translating into MDTNDRQAIEQLFTKLEGVERQAGPRDAEAESFIASRVSRQPGAPYFMAQTIVMQEMALESAQREMEELRRAKAAEPQSSGGMFGRLFGGSQTPERAAVPAAGRGPAAAAGPWGGSAAAQAPQQGYPQQGYAQQGRGGGGFLAGAAQTAMGVAGGVLLGNAIGGMFGGSEASAETAAAEPAAADEPQVEETSYDDGGFDDFGGDDEI; encoded by the coding sequence ATGGACACCAACGACCGTCAGGCCATCGAGCAGCTTTTCACCAAGCTCGAAGGCGTGGAGCGTCAGGCCGGGCCGCGCGACGCGGAGGCCGAAAGCTTCATCGCCTCGCGCGTTTCGCGCCAGCCGGGCGCGCCCTATTTCATGGCGCAGACCATCGTGATGCAGGAAATGGCACTGGAAAGCGCCCAGCGCGAGATGGAAGAGCTGCGCCGCGCCAAGGCGGCCGAGCCGCAGTCCAGCGGCGGAATGTTCGGCCGCCTGTTCGGCGGCAGCCAAACGCCTGAGCGCGCCGCCGTGCCGGCCGCCGGCCGAGGCCCCGCCGCCGCAGCGGGTCCCTGGGGTGGATCGGCCGCCGCCCAGGCTCCTCAACAGGGCTATCCCCAGCAGGGCTACGCTCAGCAGGGGCGCGGCGGCGGCGGATTCCTGGCCGGAGCCGCGCAGACCGCGATGGGCGTCGCCGGCGGCGTGCTTCTGGGCAATGCCATCGGCGGCATGTTCGGCGGGTCGGAGGCATCGGCCGAGACAGCCGCCGCCGAGCCGGCCGCTGCGGACGAGCCGCAGGTCGAGGAAACCTCCTACGACGACGGCGGCTTCGACGATTTCGGCGGCGACGACGAGATCTGA